The DNA sequence GACGGCGGGGAGGGGACCTGTCACCTCGTGGGCGGGGGCCCGGTCCCCGTGTCGGTGGCCCGCCAGCGAGCCGAGGAGGCCTTCGTGAAGGGGGTGATCCACGACGGGGTGCGCATCGAGACCGTCAGACACATCGGGCGCTACATCCCCGCCGAGCTGCGCACGGCCCTCGAGCTCGGCGATCCTCCCGGCTTCGACGGCCTGGGCTGTGTGGACTGCGGCAAGCGCCACGGCATCGAGCGCGACCACGTCGATCCGGTCGCCAACGGGGGCCGCACCAGTCGCGACAACATGGCCGGCCGTTGCTACGAGTGCCACCAGCGCAAGACCGAGCAGGACCGCCAGGCGGGCCTGCTGGGCGGCGGCAACGGCAACGGGAGCGGCGACGGGAACGCCGGCGAGGGCGGGAGCGGCGGCGGGAGGGAGCCGCCGTGAGCCGGTAGAGGCGGCGGCGCAGGGGCACCGGGAGGGGATAGCGTGGCGCGGTGAGCGTGCAGCTCAACCACACCATCGTGTGGTGCAGGGACAAGGAGCGGTCGGCGACGTTCCTCACCGAGATCCTCGGGCTAGAGCCGGCGACCGCCTTCGGGCCCTTCCTCGTCGTCGAGGCCAGCAACGGGGTGTCGCTGGACTTTCACGACGTCGACGGCGAGATTGCCTCGCAGCACTACGCGTTCCTCATCGGCGAGGGTGATTTCGACCAGATCTTCGGGCGGATCTCCGAGCGCGGACTCGACTACTGGGCGGATCCGGGTCTCAATCGGGAGGGTGAGGTCAACCGCAACGATGGGGGCCGCGGGGTGTACTTCCGCGACCCCGACGGCCACCTCCTGGAGATCATCACGCGACCGTACGGCTCCGGGCACTAGGTCCTCGGAGGGTAGGCTCCCGAGCATGTGCGGGATCAGCGGCTTTTGGGGTCCTCTCGACCGCGGGTTGCTGCAGGCGATGACCGACGCCCAGCGCCACCGCGGGCCTGACGACGAGGGGTACTTCGAAGCCGACGAGGCCAGCCTCGGGTTTCGCCGCCTCAGCATCATCGACATCGAGCACGGGCATCAGCCCATGGCGACCGATGACGGGCTGGTGCACATCGTCTACAACGGCGAGGTCTACAACTTTCGGGAGCTCCGGGCCGAGCTGGAGCCGCTGGGCCACACCTTCCACACCAACTGCGACACCGAGGTGGTGCTCCACGCCTACGAGGAGTGGGGCACCGACTGCTTCGCCCGCTTCAACGGCATGTGGGCGCTGGCCCTGCTGGACCGGCGCAACGATCGTCCCCGGCTCGTGCTCGCCCGCGACCACTTCGGGATCAAGCCCCTCTTCTACGCCCGGAACGGGCAGCGGGTGCTGTTCGCGTCGGAGGTCAAGGCCATCCTCCAGGACCCGAGCTTCGAGCGGGCCGTCAACGAGCAGGCCATGTTCGACTATCTGGCCTACGGGCTGTTCGACCACACGACCTCGACGTTCTTCGAGGGTGTCCGCCAGGTCCCGGCGGCTGCGTTCGCCGTCATCGACGACTCGGGCGTCACCGAGAGCACCTACTGGACGCCGCAGCTGAGCGAGTCGGGCTCGGCCGACCCGGAGGACTTCCGAGCGGTCTTCGAGCGCGCCGTGGAGCGCCGGCTCGTCGCCGACGTGCCACTGGGCATCTGTCTCAGCGGAGGTCTCGACTCATCCTCCATCTGCGGGGTGATGTCGAAGCTCCTCAAGGAGAAGGTGCCCGACGCCACCTCGATGGGCGACCGGCTGAAGACGTTCTCGGCTGTGTTCCCCGGCGATCCCATCGACGAGTCGGACTACATCGAGGAGGTCGTCAAGCGCACCGGTGCCGACAACGCCCAGGTGCAGCCGACAGCCTCCGACTTCATCCGGGAGCTCGAGGCCTGGGTCTGGCACGTCGAGGAGCCCATGGTGAGCAGTGCCCCGTTCGCCATGTGGATGGTCATCCGTCGCGCCCGCCAGGACGTCACCGTCGTGCTCGACGGCCAGGCGGGGGACGAGCTGCTCGCCGGCTACTCGCACTACCCGTACGTCTTTCTGCGCGAGCTCGCCCACAAGCGTCGCTGGGGCAAGTTCGTCCACGAGGCGTGGCGCACGCGAGACCTGGTCGTGCCCCTGATCCGGCGCCGCCTGCGTGACCGCCGGCACCGGATCGACGTCGCCGGCTTGCTGCAGCCGAGCTTCATGGGGCAGCACCAGCCCCCCCGGGACGATCGCGCCACGAACGACCTCAAGCTGCGCCTGCTCCAGGACTTCGTGACCTACAGCCTGCCGCCCCTGCTGCGCTATGAGGACCGCATCTCGATGGCCTTCTCCCTGGAGGCGCGCCTGCCGTTCCTCGATCAGGAGCTCGTCGAGCACATCCTCAGCCTCCCGACGGAGGCGATCATCGACGACGGCTGGAACCGCGCCGTGCTGCGCAAGGCACTGAGCGACGTGCTGCCGGACAAGGTTCGCCGGCGCCGCAAGAAGATCGGGTTCACCACCCCGGAGTTCCGGTGGTTCCGTCGACAGCGCGCCGCCCTGCAGAGCCTGATGCGGTCGCCGAGCTTCTCCAGGCGCCCGTGGTGGAACGGTCCCGACGTGGCCGAGGCGTTTCGTCAGGCCTGCGTCGGCGAACGCGAGGAGAGCATGTTCTTCTGGCGGGCGATCAACGCCGAGGTCTGGATGCGGATCTTCATCGACGACCGGGCGACGAGCCTGAACGACGACAGCTATGCCGCCGGGTTCGCCATCCGCGGTGACGCCCAGGTTCGGGCCGCGCTCGATCCGGCCGATGCGAAGGCACTGGCAGCGTCCGCTCCCAATGCCAGACGGCACCTGTTCATGACGCGAGACGGCCAGACGTTCGCCCGCATCCCGCTGCGCTCCCCGGTGATCGGCCGCGGGGACGACCTCACCGACGTCCTCGCTGGATGCCTGGACGGCTTGCGAGAGCAGGGCTGCGCGCCGCGTGACGGCGACCTCGTCGTGATCAGCGAGAAGGCGCTCTCGATCAGCCAGGGCCGGGGCCGCCCGGTGGACGAGATCCACTGCACCACGGCGGCCAAGGTGCTTTCCCGGTTCGTCACCCGCACCGCCATCGGCATCGGACTGGGGCATCCCACGACGATGCAGCTGGCCATCGAGGAGGTCGGTCTGGGGCGGATCCTGCTGGCGGCGGCGGCGGCCGGGGTCACGCGGCCCTTCGGGCGCCGCGGCGACTTCTACCGGGTCGCGGGGTCACGGGTCAATGCCATCGACGGACCGTCGGCGGCAAACCTGCCACCATTCGATCACTGGGCGATGGCGGCCCCCGTGGACCCCGAGGGTGAGGTGCGGCGCATCGCCGCTGCCCTCGAGGAGCGGTACGGCGCCCGTATCGATGTCGCCGTCATCGACGCCAACGACCTGACGGCGGAGGTCTTCGCCGTCACCGAGGGATCCAGCGTCGACACGGTCCTCGGCCTGGTCGCCGACAACCCACTGGGCCAATCGGCCGAGCAGACCCCCTTCGGCTTCATACGGCGGATAGCCGAGCATGCGGACGAGTCGCCGGTTGCCGCCAGCGCCTAGCAGCGACATGTACAGCCCGCAGAAGTGGCTGGACGTCGACACGGCGGCGATCTCCGACAACGCCGCCGCCGTCAAGGCGACGCTCGGTCCGGGCGTCGCCCTCATGGCCATGGTCAAGGCCAACGGCTACGGCCACGGATTCGAGCTGGCCACGGCGGCAGCGCTCGAGGGAGGGGCGACGTGGCTGGGCGTCTCGTCACCGGCCGAGGCCCTGCAGGCGGTGCCCTTCGGCGTCCCGGTGCTCGTCGTGGGCGCCACCCCCGATCGCTTCTACCCGGCGATGCTCGACGCCGGCGTCGAGCTCACCGTCTTCGACGCTGAGTCCGTCGAGTCGCTGGCCCGCGCCGCCGCTCATGCGGGGCGACGGGCACGGGTCCACGTCAAGATCGACAGCGGGATGAACCGCCTGGGCGCCCAGGTGGCCGACCTCGAGCCGCTGCGGCGCGCCCTCCAGGACGCTCGCGACAACGTCGAGATCACCGGCGTCTTCACCCACTTCGCCGACTCCGAGGCCCCCGACCTCGAGGTCACCCGGCGCCAGCACGCCTCGTTCCTCGAGCGGGCCGAGCCGCTGCGCCAGCTGGCCCCCGATGCGCTCGTCCACGCCGCCAACAGCGGCGCCATCCTCCGCCTCCCCGAGACCCATCACGACCTAGTCCGCCTCGGCATCGCCCTCTACGGGTACCCGCCGGTCGAGGCGGGGGACGCGGTCGCCTTCCGGACGGCGATGACCATGCTCGCCGAGGTGACCCAGGTGAAGGAGATCAGCAAGGGAGACACGGTCAGCTACGGCCGGACCTGGACCGCGCCGAGGACGACGCGCGTGGCCACACTTCCAGTCGGCTACGCCGACGGCATCCACCGGTGGCGGGCGGGGACCGACACCGCGCTGGTCGGTGGCAGGCGCAGTCGCATCATCGGCCGGGTCACGATGGACCAGGTCATGGTCGACGTGACCGACTGCGACCCGGTGGCCAAGGGCGACGTGGCCGCCCTGCTCGGCGACCTCGACGGCAACCATCTCGGTGCCGACGAGATCGCCGCCGCCGGCGACACCATTCCCCACGAGGTGCTGTGTGCGACCTCGTCGCGCGCGGCGCGCATCCCGCGGCCCTCAGCCCGATCGACGCAGTGAGCGCGCGCTAGCCGATCGGCGACGGCAGCTGCGCCGTCTTCGGATACAGGCCGGTTCCCTTCGGTGCGTCGGCGGGCACCGGACCCGAGTCGGGCGAGGTCGCCAGCGTCAGGTAGGCGTAGTCGCCGGGCCGCCCGTCCTGCGCGACCAGCCCTGGGCAGCCGGCCCGCAGGTCCTCGCAGTCGAAGGTGCCTCCTCCGGCGCGGTGGATGCTGAGGCGCGACTGGTAGAAGAACGAGAACATGTTGGGGTCCTTGTTGGGGTCGATCCTCGCCTCGGCGGCGTCATGTTGCCAGCGGGTCGTGAGCAGACGCCGGTCGGCTGTCGGGTCCCCCTTCACGTACTTGTCGAACCAGGCCGTGGTGTACCAGTCGATCAGGTCGGCGCCGCGCAGCGATGCCCCGAAGGCGACGTTGGGGATGAAGCTGAAGTCCAGGTGGCTCCCACCCCGGATGATCAGCTCTCCCGTGTCGGCGCCCGCCTTCGTGTAGGCGAAGGACTCCGTCGTCTTGGCCGTGGGCTTCGGCTGCGAGGTGTTCGGGGTCGGTGGCAGGCCGTAGTCGGCCGAGAGACCCAGCGCCGGCTTGGTGATCGGGGGCACCGAGCGCGCCGCCGGGTTCGACGGGCACGGCTGCTCGACGGGGCCGGAGCTCGGTCCGAAGCTGGCGTTGGGATCGGGAGCGCTGAGGTTGTCCCACGCCACGATCGCCTTCACCCGCGGGTCCCACTGCCCGATGTAGGAGACGCCGGCGGCCCCGTAGGAGTGCCCGGCGAGACCGAGCCGGTTCGGGTCGAGGATGGCCGAGAACGGATTGTAGGCGTTGTCGAGGCCCTGTTCGACCCGCGCCGCCTGCTTGGCGCCGTGGCTGGTGCCGGTCGAGCAGCTCGCCACGGGCAGGTAGGGCCTCGTCGGCGTCGAGAGGAAGAAGTTGACGGCGTCCTCGGTGCCGTCGAAGAAGGGCCGGCCGTCGCTCTGGGCGGGCACGCCCTCGCGCTGGTCGGGCGCCTCTCCGAGGGTGTCGCTCTGACCCTGTCCCTGCTCGTCCCAGGTGAGCACCACGTAGCCGGCCTTGGCCAGGGCCTCGGCCGCGTACCAGTAGAGCTGCTCGTCGGCCTGCACGGAGCCGTCGGTGATCACGATGCCGGGGCGATGGGCGGGGCCGGCGCGGGTGGCCCACACATGCCCGGAGATCGTCGCCCCGTCCCGAGCCGTGAAGTAGACGGGCTGCACGATCCCATAGCCGCCGGTCTGCCAGGTGTACAGGCGGGCGTCGCCGGCGCAGCCGTCGTCGCCCCGTGCGCAGACGTCGGCCTGGAAGAGGCGCCCTGGGTCGTTGACCTGCTCGAGGTTGGCCGCCGTCTCGTTCTGGGTGCTTATCGTGCGCAGCAGGGCCTGGTAGCCGGGCGTGTCGTAGATCGTCTGGCGCTCCTCGACCTTGGAGAAGTTCTGCACCTCCGTCTGAGGTGTCCACGGCCGGGGCTGGAACGAGGCGTCGGTGCCTGCGGCGCCGGCCACGCCGGACAGCGCCA is a window from the Acidimicrobiales bacterium genome containing:
- a CDS encoding HNH endonuclease signature motif containing protein, whose translation is DGGEGTCHLVGGGPVPVSVARQRAEEAFVKGVIHDGVRIETVRHIGRYIPAELRTALELGDPPGFDGLGCVDCGKRHGIERDHVDPVANGGRTSRDNMAGRCYECHQRKTEQDRQAGLLGGGNGNGSGDGNAGEGGSGGGREPP
- a CDS encoding VOC family protein — encoded protein: MSVQLNHTIVWCRDKERSATFLTEILGLEPATAFGPFLVVEASNGVSLDFHDVDGEIASQHYAFLIGEGDFDQIFGRISERGLDYWADPGLNREGEVNRNDGGRGVYFRDPDGHLLEIITRPYGSGH
- the asnB gene encoding asparagine synthase (glutamine-hydrolyzing); this encodes MCGISGFWGPLDRGLLQAMTDAQRHRGPDDEGYFEADEASLGFRRLSIIDIEHGHQPMATDDGLVHIVYNGEVYNFRELRAELEPLGHTFHTNCDTEVVLHAYEEWGTDCFARFNGMWALALLDRRNDRPRLVLARDHFGIKPLFYARNGQRVLFASEVKAILQDPSFERAVNEQAMFDYLAYGLFDHTTSTFFEGVRQVPAAAFAVIDDSGVTESTYWTPQLSESGSADPEDFRAVFERAVERRLVADVPLGICLSGGLDSSSICGVMSKLLKEKVPDATSMGDRLKTFSAVFPGDPIDESDYIEEVVKRTGADNAQVQPTASDFIRELEAWVWHVEEPMVSSAPFAMWMVIRRARQDVTVVLDGQAGDELLAGYSHYPYVFLRELAHKRRWGKFVHEAWRTRDLVVPLIRRRLRDRRHRIDVAGLLQPSFMGQHQPPRDDRATNDLKLRLLQDFVTYSLPPLLRYEDRISMAFSLEARLPFLDQELVEHILSLPTEAIIDDGWNRAVLRKALSDVLPDKVRRRRKKIGFTTPEFRWFRRQRAALQSLMRSPSFSRRPWWNGPDVAEAFRQACVGEREESMFFWRAINAEVWMRIFIDDRATSLNDDSYAAGFAIRGDAQVRAALDPADAKALAASAPNARRHLFMTRDGQTFARIPLRSPVIGRGDDLTDVLAGCLDGLREQGCAPRDGDLVVISEKALSISQGRGRPVDEIHCTTAAKVLSRFVTRTAIGIGLGHPTTMQLAIEEVGLGRILLAAAAAGVTRPFGRRGDFYRVAGSRVNAIDGPSAANLPPFDHWAMAAPVDPEGEVRRIAAALEERYGARIDVAVIDANDLTAEVFAVTEGSSVDTVLGLVADNPLGQSAEQTPFGFIRRIAEHADESPVAASA
- the alr gene encoding alanine racemase: MYSPQKWLDVDTAAISDNAAAVKATLGPGVALMAMVKANGYGHGFELATAAALEGGATWLGVSSPAEALQAVPFGVPVLVVGATPDRFYPAMLDAGVELTVFDAESVESLARAAAHAGRRARVHVKIDSGMNRLGAQVADLEPLRRALQDARDNVEITGVFTHFADSEAPDLEVTRRQHASFLERAEPLRQLAPDALVHAANSGAILRLPETHHDLVRLGIALYGYPPVEAGDAVAFRTAMTMLAEVTQVKEISKGDTVSYGRTWTAPRTTRVATLPVGYADGIHRWRAGTDTALVGGRRSRIIGRVTMDQVMVDVTDCDPVAKGDVAALLGDLDGNHLGADEIAAAGDTIPHEVLCATSSRAARIPRPSARSTQ